One Panicum virgatum strain AP13 chromosome 9K, P.virgatum_v5, whole genome shotgun sequence genomic region harbors:
- the LOC120652832 gene encoding protein spotted leaf 11-like isoform X1: protein MDEEAKAGPKPDSNANAAAAVEAAAAAPLPPSSSEAAEREAKAEGAAEEEGEVVERLVELVGEIAAISDFRNSYRRQFCNLSRRIRLLVPMLEEAKEAPAPLPAASEAALRRLRDALHGAGELLRLGSSGSKIFLVLEREKIMKSFQDITARLEQALAGISFDELNISDEVREQVELVHAQFKRAKERSDSSDDDLFNDLISVYNSSSSANVDPDILRRLSEKLQLVTIHDLNQESLTLHEMASGGDPGAIVEKMSMLLKRIKDFVQTQDPEMGAQASATDISPKDNSTCPVIPDDFRCPISLDLMKDPVIVATGQTYERGCIERWLEAGHDTCPKTQQKLPSKSLTPNYVLRSLITQWCEANGIEPPKRSAQLSNAPVSCTAAEHNNVFELLQKLSSQNLEDQRGAAGMLRQLAKRSAENRACIGDAGAIPVLVSLLSTTDVSTQEHVVTALLNLSIYEENKARIITSGAVPGIVHVLKRGSMEARENSAATLFSLSIVDENKVTIGASGAIPALVLLLSNGSQRGKKDAATALFNLCIYQGNKGKAVRAGLVPILLELLTETESGMVDEALAILAILSGHPEGKAAIGAASAIPVLVRVIRNGSARSKENAAAVMVHLCNGEQQQQHLAEAQEQGIVSLLEELAESGTDRGKRKAIQLLERMNRFLKQQSQAQAQAEAMAQAQAQAQAQALVQAQGQADMRSLLPTSSHIPD, encoded by the exons ATGGACGAGGAAGCGAAGGCTGGCCCGAAACCCGACTCGAACGCCAACGCTGCCGCCGCggtcgaggcggcggcagccgctccgctgccgccctcgagctcggaggcggcggagagggAGGCGAAGGCGGAGGgtgcggcggaggaggaaggggaggtggtggagcggtTGGTCGAGCTGGTGGGCGAGATCGCGGCCATCTCGGACTTCAGGAACTCGTACAGGCGCCAGTTCTGCAACCTGTCGCGGCGGATCCGGCTGCTCGTGCCCATGCTGGAGGAGGCCAAGGaggcgcccgcgccgctgcctgcGGCGTCGGAGGCCGCGCTCCGCCGTCTCAGGGAcgctctccacggcgccgggGAGCTGCTCCGGctcggcagcagcggcagcaagaTCTTCCTG GTTCTCGAGAGAGAGAAAATAATGAAGAGTTTCCAGGACATTACAGCAAGACTTGAACAAGCTTTAGCTGGTATCTCATTTGATGAGCTTAACATATCAGATGAAGTAAGAGAGCAG GTTGAATTGGTGCATGCTCAGTTCAAAAGAGCAAAGGAACGATCCGATTCATCTGATGATGATCTATTTAATGATCTGATATCTGTCTATAACTCGAGCAGCAGTGCTAATGTTGACCCTGATATTCTTCGAAGGTTATCTGAGAAATTGCAGCTTGTAACAATACATGACCTCAATCAAGAATCTCTTACCTTGCATGAGATGGCTAGTGGCGGTGATCCTGGTGCAATTGTTGAAAAGATGTCGATGCTTCTGAAGAGGATCAAGGATTTTGTGCAGACTCAAGACCCTGAAATGGGTGCTCAAGCAAGTGCAACAGACATTTCCCCAAAGGACAATTCAACATGTCCTGTTATTCCTGATGATTTCCGTTGCCCAATATCACTGGATTTAATGAAAGACCCAGTTATTGTCGCCACTGGGCAG ACTTATGAGCGAGGGTGCATAGAGAGGTGGCTGGAAGCTGGCCATGACACCTGTCCGAAAACACAGCAGAAGCTTCCGAGTAAATCCCTGACTCCAAATTATGTCCTACGCAGCCTCATAACTCAATGGTGCGAGGCGAATGGTATAGAGCCACCGAAGCGCTCAGCTCAACTTAGTAATGCACCAGTGTCATGTACTGCTGCGGAGCATAACAATGTTTTCGAGCTTCTTCAgaaactctcatcccaaaacCTTGAAGATCAACGTGGTGCTGCTGGTATGCTTCGTCAGCTTGCCAAGCGTAGTGCGGAGAATCGTGCTTGTATTGGAGATGCTGGTGCTATTCCTGTTCTTGTTAGCCTGTTATCAACCACTGATGTTAGCACCCAGGAACATGTCGTTACTGCTCTCTTGAATCTATCCATCTATGAAGAGAACAAGGCCAGAATAATCACATCTGGAGCTGTTCCTGGAATTGTGCATGTATTGAAGAGGGGCAGCATGGAGGCTCGGGAAAATTCAGCTGCCACACTGTTCAGCCTCTCAATTGTTGATGAGAATAAGGTGACTATTGGGGCTTCCGGGGCAATTCCTGCGCTTGTACTGCTATTGAGTAATGGAAGTCAACGGGGTAAAAAGGATGCAGCAACAGCACTATTTAACCTGTGCATTTATCAGGGCAACAAGGGCAAAGCTGTTAGAGCTGGATTGGTTCCTATACTACTAGAACTACTAACAGAGACTGAAAGTGGTATGGTAGATGAGGCCCTTGCGATATTGGCAATCCTCTCTGGCCATCCTGAGGGCAAAGCAGCTATTGGTGCTGCATCTGCAATACCTGTTCTTGTTCGAGTTATCAGAAATGGATCTGCAAGGAGCAAAGAAAATGCAGCTGCTGTAATGGTGCATCTCTGCAATGGtgaacagcagcaacagcatcTTGCTGAAGCGCAGGAGCAAGGTATCGTTTCTTTGCTGGAGGAGCTAGCAGAAAGTGGCACAGACAGAGGAAAGAGGAAAGCAATCCAGCTGCTTGAACGAATGAATCGGTTCCTAAAGCAGCAGAGTCAAGCCCAAGCCCAGGCAGAGGCCATGGCacaggcgcaggcgcaggcacagGCTCAGGCCCTTGTTCAAGCTCAAGGGCAGGCAGATATGCGATCACTGCTTCCCACGTCATCACATATTCCTGATTGA
- the LOC120652832 gene encoding protein spotted leaf 11-like isoform X2, producing the protein MKSFQDITARLEQALAGISFDELNISDEVREQVELVHAQFKRAKERSDSSDDDLFNDLISVYNSSSSANVDPDILRRLSEKLQLVTIHDLNQESLTLHEMASGGDPGAIVEKMSMLLKRIKDFVQTQDPEMGAQASATDISPKDNSTCPVIPDDFRCPISLDLMKDPVIVATGQTYERGCIERWLEAGHDTCPKTQQKLPSKSLTPNYVLRSLITQWCEANGIEPPKRSAQLSNAPVSCTAAEHNNVFELLQKLSSQNLEDQRGAAGMLRQLAKRSAENRACIGDAGAIPVLVSLLSTTDVSTQEHVVTALLNLSIYEENKARIITSGAVPGIVHVLKRGSMEARENSAATLFSLSIVDENKVTIGASGAIPALVLLLSNGSQRGKKDAATALFNLCIYQGNKGKAVRAGLVPILLELLTETESGMVDEALAILAILSGHPEGKAAIGAASAIPVLVRVIRNGSARSKENAAAVMVHLCNGEQQQQHLAEAQEQGIVSLLEELAESGTDRGKRKAIQLLERMNRFLKQQSQAQAQAEAMAQAQAQAQAQALVQAQGQADMRSLLPTSSHIPD; encoded by the exons ATGAAGAGTTTCCAGGACATTACAGCAAGACTTGAACAAGCTTTAGCTGGTATCTCATTTGATGAGCTTAACATATCAGATGAAGTAAGAGAGCAG GTTGAATTGGTGCATGCTCAGTTCAAAAGAGCAAAGGAACGATCCGATTCATCTGATGATGATCTATTTAATGATCTGATATCTGTCTATAACTCGAGCAGCAGTGCTAATGTTGACCCTGATATTCTTCGAAGGTTATCTGAGAAATTGCAGCTTGTAACAATACATGACCTCAATCAAGAATCTCTTACCTTGCATGAGATGGCTAGTGGCGGTGATCCTGGTGCAATTGTTGAAAAGATGTCGATGCTTCTGAAGAGGATCAAGGATTTTGTGCAGACTCAAGACCCTGAAATGGGTGCTCAAGCAAGTGCAACAGACATTTCCCCAAAGGACAATTCAACATGTCCTGTTATTCCTGATGATTTCCGTTGCCCAATATCACTGGATTTAATGAAAGACCCAGTTATTGTCGCCACTGGGCAG ACTTATGAGCGAGGGTGCATAGAGAGGTGGCTGGAAGCTGGCCATGACACCTGTCCGAAAACACAGCAGAAGCTTCCGAGTAAATCCCTGACTCCAAATTATGTCCTACGCAGCCTCATAACTCAATGGTGCGAGGCGAATGGTATAGAGCCACCGAAGCGCTCAGCTCAACTTAGTAATGCACCAGTGTCATGTACTGCTGCGGAGCATAACAATGTTTTCGAGCTTCTTCAgaaactctcatcccaaaacCTTGAAGATCAACGTGGTGCTGCTGGTATGCTTCGTCAGCTTGCCAAGCGTAGTGCGGAGAATCGTGCTTGTATTGGAGATGCTGGTGCTATTCCTGTTCTTGTTAGCCTGTTATCAACCACTGATGTTAGCACCCAGGAACATGTCGTTACTGCTCTCTTGAATCTATCCATCTATGAAGAGAACAAGGCCAGAATAATCACATCTGGAGCTGTTCCTGGAATTGTGCATGTATTGAAGAGGGGCAGCATGGAGGCTCGGGAAAATTCAGCTGCCACACTGTTCAGCCTCTCAATTGTTGATGAGAATAAGGTGACTATTGGGGCTTCCGGGGCAATTCCTGCGCTTGTACTGCTATTGAGTAATGGAAGTCAACGGGGTAAAAAGGATGCAGCAACAGCACTATTTAACCTGTGCATTTATCAGGGCAACAAGGGCAAAGCTGTTAGAGCTGGATTGGTTCCTATACTACTAGAACTACTAACAGAGACTGAAAGTGGTATGGTAGATGAGGCCCTTGCGATATTGGCAATCCTCTCTGGCCATCCTGAGGGCAAAGCAGCTATTGGTGCTGCATCTGCAATACCTGTTCTTGTTCGAGTTATCAGAAATGGATCTGCAAGGAGCAAAGAAAATGCAGCTGCTGTAATGGTGCATCTCTGCAATGGtgaacagcagcaacagcatcTTGCTGAAGCGCAGGAGCAAGGTATCGTTTCTTTGCTGGAGGAGCTAGCAGAAAGTGGCACAGACAGAGGAAAGAGGAAAGCAATCCAGCTGCTTGAACGAATGAATCGGTTCCTAAAGCAGCAGAGTCAAGCCCAAGCCCAGGCAGAGGCCATGGCacaggcgcaggcgcaggcacagGCTCAGGCCCTTGTTCAAGCTCAAGGGCAGGCAGATATGCGATCACTGCTTCCCACGTCATCACATATTCCTGATTGA